Proteins co-encoded in one Populus trichocarpa isolate Nisqually-1 chromosome 10, P.trichocarpa_v4.1, whole genome shotgun sequence genomic window:
- the LOC18109658 gene encoding uncharacterized protein LOC18109658 yields MAALQKFKLLATQCGVAQSPTRSPRTSPVVHLPQRRKTTLRMLLGRRSPRRQEPQLPPIHPVAPLPERKRDTLKDLFISSAMSFDDELEEGKRGKEMQDVIGGFGGKCDVYRMKVNGLGDGPGSPRPGWIGLRHRSILRRAWRPMLVAIPETEELQC; encoded by the coding sequence ATGGCGGCGTTGCAGAAATTCAAGCTTCTAGCAACACAATGCGGCGTTGCACAGAGTCCAACACGAAGCCCGAGAACGAGTCCAGTTGTCCACCTCCCCCAGCGTCGTAAAACCACACTCCGGATGCTCCTCGGACGCCGCTCTCCTCGTCGCCAGGAGCCACAGCTACCGCCGATTCACCCGGTGGCGCCGTTGccggagagaaagagagacacTTTGAAGGACTTGTTTATATCTTCGGCGATGTCGTTTGATGATGAATTAGAAGAGGgaaagagagggaaagagaTGCAAGATGTGATTGGAGGATTTGGAGGTAAGTGTGACGTGTATAGGATGAAAGTTAACGGTTTAGGAGATGGACCGGGTTCGCCTAGACCCGGTTGGATCGGGCTTAGACACCGGTCTATTTTGAGGAGAGCTTGGCGGCCTATGCTTGTTGCTATCCCGGAGACTGAAGAACTTcaatgttaa
- the LOC18109660 gene encoding LEAF RUST 10 DISEASE-RESISTANCE LOCUS RECEPTOR-LIKE PROTEIN KINASE-like 2.1 isoform X4: MAPVPLLVFFALFHPLLICASKEDGWAFKKCPPFNCGKLGEIRFPFTNNTSPEICGPYVVDGCNDDSQRIQLVRGGKWFELHNISQAGTMSITDKDLRGHLNSNSCDSFNNLSLPPSLPYFSIQEISTQTLFKCDPSVNFPHRLELNYTGCNNFSIYYTRNTSLPSPPPTCSILQLPVNNTESYGDIFRLLTATFSIEVSVLPLCYHCYLQRGECKINKGNLKCIHSIEESKKLRLNLGLAVGIGVLIITICCVIIRKYSSIHFLSCWRKTRGSQSMEAFLRNYGTLAPKRYSYSELKKMTKNFKEKLGQGGYGSVFKGNLLDGRLVAVKVLKKSKSNGEEFVNEVSSIGMTSHVNIVTLLGFCFEGPKRALIYEFMSNGSLDKHIYEENLSKAQPKLGWETLYQIAVGIARGLEYLHRGCNTRILHFDIKPHNILLDENFCPKISDFGLAKICPGKESIVSMLGARGTAGYIAPEVFCRNFGGVSHKSDVYSYGMLVLEMIGGRKNFRVGVDNTSEIYFPHWIYKRLEIGEELQLRGAGNEVEEENARKMILASLWCIQTDPSNRPPMSRVVDMLQGSLESLPIPPKPYLSSPPRPPHGSNSNSNS; the protein is encoded by the exons ATGGCTCCCGTCCCTTTGCTAGTTTTCTTTGCCCTCTTTCACCCTTTGCTTATTTGCGCTTCCAAAGAAGATGGCTGGGCCTTCAAGAAGTGTCCGCCTTTCAATTGTGGAAAGCTCGGAGAAATCCGGTTCCCATTTACCAACAACACAAGTCCTGAGATATGCGGTCCCTATGTGGTGGATGGTTGTAACGATGATTCTCAAAGGATCCAACTAGTTAGGGGAGGAAAATGGTTTGAACTTCACAACATATCTCAGGCTGGTACCATGTCAATCACTGATAAAGATTTAAGGGGACATTTGAATTCCAATTCATGCGATTCCTTCAACAATTTGAGTCTTCCACCAAGTCTCCCATACTTCTCTATTCAAGAAATCTCCACCCAAACTTTATTCAAATGTGACCCTAGTGTCAATTTTCCTCACCGTCTTGAATTGAACTATACAGGATGCAACAACTTCAGCATCTATTATACTCGCAACACCAGTCTGCCTAGTCCTCCACCTACCTGTTCAATTCTTCAGCTCCCAGTGAATAATACCGAGAGTTATGGTGACATATTCAGGCTGTTAACAGCTACCTTCTCTATTGAAGTGTCCGTATTGCCTCTGTGTTATCATTGTTATTTGCAAAGAGGGGAATGTAAAATCAACAAAGGAAACCTCAAATGCATCCATTCAATTGAAG AGAGcaagaaattgagattgaatctTGGACTAG CTGTCGGCATTGGAGTTCTTATAATTACAATCTGCTGCGTCATCATCAGAAAGTACTCATCCATTCACTTCCTTTCCTGTTGGAGAAAAACCAGAGGAAGTCAAAGTATGGAAGCTTTTCTGAGGAACTATGGAACCTTGGCACCAAAAAGATACAGTTATTCAGAACTTaagaaaatgaccaaaaacTTCAAAGAGAAACTAGGCCAAGGAGGCTATGGAAGTGTTTTCAAAGGCAATTTACTTGATGGCCGTCTTGTTGCTGTTAAAGTCCTGAAGAAATCAAAGAGTAATGGAGAAGAATTTGTAAATGAAGTTTCAAGCATCGGCATGACTTCCCACGTCAACATTGTTACTCTTCTGGGGTTCTGTTTTGAGGGTCCTAAACGAGCTCTAATCTATGAGTTCATGTCTAATGGGTCACTTGACAAGCACATATACGAAGAAAATCTCTCGAAGGCACAACCCAAATTGGGGTGGGAAACATTATACCAAATTGCAGTTGGCATTGCTCGAGGATTAGAATACTTGCACAGAGGTTGCAACACAAGGATTTTACATTTTGACATAAAGCCTCATAATATTCTTCTAGATGAAAACTTCTGTCCTAAAATTTCTGATTTCGGCCTGGCTAAAATATGCCCCGGTAAAGAGAGTATCGTATCGATGTTGGGTGCAAGAGGAACTGCTGGATACATTGCCCCCGAAGTATTTTGTAGAAATTTTGGAGGGGTCTCTCACAAATCCGATGTTTATAGCTATGGGATGCTAGTGTTAGAAATGATTGGAGGGAGAAAAAACTTTCGCGTCGGAGTTGATAATACCAGTGAGATCTATTTTCCACATTGGATATACAAGCGTCTTGAAATAGGTGAAGAACTTCAGCTTCGAGGGGCTGGCAATGAAGTGGAGgaagaaaatgcaagaaaaatgattttggcAAGCTTGTGGTGCATACAAACCGACCCCTCAAATCGCCCACCAATGTCTAGAGTGGTAGACATGTTGCAAGGAAGTCTTGAGTCCTTGCCAATCCCGCCGAAACCTTACTTGTCTTCCCCTCCAAGACCTCCTCAcggatcaaattcaaattcaaattcgtAA